In Turicibacter sanguinis, a genomic segment contains:
- a CDS encoding ABC transporter ATP-binding protein, which produces MSVRKTVLSVKDLEIQFKVRDRRLNAIRRISLDLYEGETLAIVGESGSGKSVLIKSFTGMLESNGEIVGGEILFEGQDISKLKKNKEWDGIRGAKIATVFQDPMTSLNPVRTIGSQIAEVIVKHQKLNKVEAKAKAIDLMKRVGITDAQKRFGDYPHQYSGGMRQRIVIAIALACRPKILICDEPTTALDVTIQAQILQLIKDLQAEYGFTTIYITHDLGVVANVADRVVVMYSGQIIEYGEVEEIFYEPAHPYTWALLSSLPQLGTKGNELFSINGTPPSLYNEIIGDAFAPRNQFAMQIDFEEEPPFFEITPTHFAKTWLRDERAPKTEMPKTLQNLHEKLVAIYGEGANGGVN; this is translated from the coding sequence ATGAGTGTAAGAAAGACCGTTTTATCAGTAAAAGATTTAGAAATTCAATTTAAAGTTCGTGATCGACGTTTAAATGCGATTCGTCGCATTTCACTTGATTTATATGAAGGTGAAACCTTAGCTATTGTAGGAGAATCAGGTTCAGGAAAATCAGTTTTAATTAAATCATTTACTGGAATGCTTGAATCTAATGGGGAAATTGTTGGAGGAGAAATCCTCTTTGAAGGACAAGATATTAGTAAACTAAAAAAAAATAAAGAATGGGATGGCATTCGTGGGGCTAAAATTGCAACGGTTTTTCAAGATCCGATGACGTCTTTAAATCCGGTTCGAACGATTGGTTCTCAAATTGCAGAAGTAATCGTTAAGCATCAAAAACTAAATAAAGTAGAAGCAAAAGCGAAAGCCATCGATTTAATGAAACGTGTTGGAATTACAGATGCACAAAAACGATTTGGAGATTATCCGCATCAATATTCAGGGGGAATGCGCCAACGGATTGTCATTGCCATTGCTTTGGCTTGTCGACCTAAAATATTAATTTGTGATGAACCTACAACGGCTCTTGATGTCACGATACAGGCACAAATCTTGCAGTTAATTAAAGATTTGCAAGCTGAGTATGGATTTACAACGATTTATATTACGCATGACTTAGGTGTGGTCGCAAATGTAGCAGATCGCGTCGTTGTGATGTATTCAGGGCAAATTATTGAATATGGAGAGGTTGAAGAAATTTTCTATGAGCCAGCGCATCCGTATACATGGGCGTTACTTTCATCATTACCACAACTTGGAACTAAAGGAAATGAGCTCTTTTCTATCAATGGAACGCCTCCATCACTTTATAATGAGATTATTGGAGATGCCTTTGCCCCAAGAAATCAGTTTGCGATGCAAATTGATTTCGAAGAAGAACCACCATTTTTTGAAATTACGCCCACTCATTTTGCTAAAACGTGGTTACGTGATGAGCGTGCGCCAAAAACGGAAATGCCAAAAACGTTACAAAATTTACATGAAAAACTCGTGGCAATTTATGGAGAGGGCGCAAACGGAGGGGTGAACTAA
- a CDS encoding ATP-binding cassette domain-containing protein yields the protein MREREVLLSVKDLEIKFKDFVAVKDVNFDIYKGETFSLVGESGSGKTTIGRAIIRINDTSKGEILFNGKKINGRITRDMNKYIVKNIQMVFQDPAASLNERATVDYIVSEGLINFGMYENEADRKQKVIKALESVGLLPEHATRYPHEFSGGQRQRIGMARAIVMEPEFIIADEPISALDVSIRAQVLNLLKKLQQDKGLTYLFIAHDLSVVRFISDRIAVIHKGRIVELAEAEELFLNPFHPYTKSLLSAIPIPDPRLEKNKQLIVYTGEEHDYTVDKPKWTEIKTGHFVWANEAEAREYKKNAKVK from the coding sequence ATGAGAGAACGTGAAGTTTTATTATCGGTCAAAGATTTAGAAATTAAATTTAAAGATTTTGTGGCAGTAAAAGATGTGAATTTTGATATTTATAAAGGAGAAACCTTCTCGTTAGTTGGAGAATCTGGATCAGGAAAAACAACCATTGGGCGTGCGATTATTCGTATTAACGACACGTCAAAAGGTGAAATTTTATTTAATGGGAAAAAAATTAATGGACGAATTACGCGAGATATGAATAAATACATTGTTAAAAATATTCAGATGGTGTTTCAAGATCCCGCTGCCTCATTAAATGAACGTGCGACCGTTGATTACATTGTTTCCGAGGGATTAATTAACTTTGGGATGTATGAAAATGAAGCAGATCGGAAACAAAAAGTTATTAAAGCACTTGAATCCGTAGGATTACTTCCAGAGCATGCCACGCGTTATCCTCATGAATTTTCAGGAGGACAACGCCAACGAATTGGAATGGCCCGTGCAATCGTCATGGAGCCAGAGTTTATTATTGCGGATGAGCCGATTTCGGCTCTAGATGTTTCAATTCGTGCGCAAGTGTTAAATTTACTAAAAAAATTACAACAGGACAAAGGCTTAACATATTTATTTATTGCGCATGATTTATCAGTGGTACGATTTATTTCTGATCGAATTGCGGTTATTCATAAAGGACGCATTGTAGAGTTAGCTGAGGCGGAAGAATTGTTTTTAAATCCGTTTCATCCGTATACAAAATCTTTATTATCAGCGATTCCAATTCCCGATCCTCGTCTTGAAAAAAATAAGCAATTAATTGTCTACACAGGCGAAGAGCATGATTATACGGTTGATAAACCTAAGTGGACTGAAATTAAAACAGGACACTTTGTATGGGCAAATGAAGCGGAAGCGCGTGAATATAAAAAGAATGCTAAAGTTAAATAA
- a CDS encoding amidase domain-containing protein has product MKLKKYNRQKAIDYARKWALGRNPLYHDYENYGGDCTNFISQCLHAGEIPFDVNGRDVTQKWYWYSDQSRTPSWTSARPLKNYILNNNRELSQNYGIYAKPCQYEELELGDLVQKTVNGEITHTMMVTARVFDKNGQLIDYLVCQHSYDLLDFPLSQKDGILSFIKIVGYYDW; this is encoded by the coding sequence TTGAAACTAAAGAAATATAATCGGCAAAAGGCCATTGATTATGCAAGAAAATGGGCATTAGGACGCAATCCACTCTACCATGATTATGAAAATTATGGAGGAGATTGTACCAATTTTATTTCACAATGTTTACATGCAGGAGAAATTCCTTTTGATGTGAATGGGCGAGATGTTACACAAAAATGGTACTGGTATAGTGACCAGTCTCGAACTCCGTCCTGGACCTCAGCGAGACCTTTGAAAAACTACATCTTGAATAATAACAGAGAATTATCACAGAATTATGGGATTTATGCAAAACCTTGTCAATATGAAGAGTTAGAACTTGGAGATTTAGTCCAAAAAACAGTGAATGGTGAAATTACTCATACCATGATGGTCACAGCGCGTGTTTTTGATAAAAATGGTCAATTGATTGATTATCTAGTTTGTCAACACTCATATGACTTATTAGATTTTCCGTTGTCTCAAAAAGATGGAATTTTAAGTTTTATTAAAATAGTAGGTTATTATGATTGGTAA
- a CDS encoding Cof-type HAD-IIB family hydrolase: MELFVSDLDGTLLNKQSEVSQTSRQIINDLIDKGVKFTVATARTHATVIDLLEGLKIEMPIAIMNGVGIFDLKNRKYLEIVDLAKDTTMSVLAVFDSLKLEPMIYGIKDDQLSVYYREINNEVAQDFYLGRCDKPLKTFKQIQDFTPYIQDEQIVNILVFDKLELIEEAYRQIQFIEGVSATYYKTRTEGFGYMELYSANASKANGIKALAKYADFSKIIGFGDNLNDLPMFEQADEAYAPANAVPEIKKIATGVIGHHNEDAIALYLQERYHQNNQ, from the coding sequence ATGGAATTATTTGTATCAGATTTAGATGGGACTTTATTAAATAAGCAAAGCGAAGTCTCACAGACATCACGCCAAATTATTAATGATTTAATAGATAAAGGGGTGAAGTTTACCGTCGCAACAGCCCGTACACATGCGACTGTTATTGATTTACTAGAAGGATTAAAGATTGAAATGCCAATTGCCATTATGAATGGCGTGGGGATTTTCGATTTAAAAAATAGAAAATACTTGGAGATTGTGGATTTAGCAAAAGATACCACAATGTCTGTTTTAGCCGTTTTTGATAGCTTAAAACTAGAGCCGATGATTTATGGAATTAAGGATGATCAATTAAGTGTTTATTACCGTGAAATTAACAATGAAGTCGCACAAGACTTTTATTTAGGTCGTTGTGATAAACCATTGAAAACATTTAAACAAATTCAAGACTTTACACCATATATTCAAGATGAACAAATCGTAAATATTTTAGTCTTTGATAAGCTTGAGTTAATCGAAGAGGCTTATCGTCAAATTCAATTCATTGAGGGTGTGAGTGCAACATATTATAAAACACGTACAGAGGGATTTGGCTATATGGAATTATATAGTGCAAATGCCTCAAAAGCAAATGGAATCAAAGCGTTAGCAAAATATGCAGACTTTAGTAAAATCATTGGATTCGGAGATAATTTAAATGATTTACCAATGTTTGAACAGGCGGATGAAGCATATGCTCCTGCAAATGCGGTTCCTGAGATTAAAAAAATTGCGACAGGTGTGATTGGTCATCACAACGAAGATGCCATAGCCCTATATTTACAAGAGCGTTATCATCAAAATAATCAATAA
- a CDS encoding Asp23/Gls24 family envelope stress response protein, which translates to MAVSKYYRIDEPNQEIGSIEIHSQVFEVIAHNATAEIEGVSKMFESISQSIADTFNSKKHRNGVEVEFDESGLTIDVYVSIKAGYTINEVAEKIQKNIHQMIYHMTSVKTHEIYVHVVSIDFD; encoded by the coding sequence ATGGCGGTTTCGAAATACTATCGAATCGATGAACCAAATCAAGAAATTGGAAGTATTGAAATCCATTCACAAGTTTTTGAAGTGATTGCACATAATGCAACAGCAGAAATTGAAGGTGTTTCAAAAATGTTTGAAAGTATCTCACAATCCATCGCAGATACTTTTAATAGTAAAAAACATCGTAATGGTGTTGAAGTAGAATTTGATGAATCAGGGTTAACGATTGATGTTTATGTGAGTATTAAAGCCGGATATACCATTAATGAGGTGGCTGAAAAAATTCAGAAAAATATTCATCAAATGATTTATCATATGACATCAGTTAAAACACATGAAATTTATGTTCATGTCGTATCGATTGATTTTGACTAG
- the nusB gene encoding transcription antitermination factor NusB, producing the protein MIRHVIRQFAVQTLYQMEVGQLTREEAIENIELMVESLKEEAIELMAEEVTPHQALQMEQTFKLDEFYFELVNGVLTHKEQLDQIINDNLRGWSLSRLNKVDKAILRLATYEMKYCQDTAKKIVIDEALELTKEFSDTGDGKARSFNNKVLDQISKHIA; encoded by the coding sequence GTGATTCGTCATGTTATACGTCAATTTGCAGTACAAACATTATATCAAATGGAAGTGGGGCAACTGACACGTGAAGAAGCCATTGAAAATATTGAATTAATGGTGGAAAGCTTAAAAGAAGAGGCGATTGAATTAATGGCCGAAGAAGTGACACCTCATCAAGCATTACAAATGGAACAAACTTTTAAATTAGATGAATTCTATTTTGAGTTAGTTAACGGGGTATTAACACATAAAGAGCAGTTAGATCAAATCATTAATGATAACCTTCGTGGATGGAGTCTATCACGTTTAAATAAAGTAGATAAAGCTATTTTACGTCTTGCGACATATGAAATGAAATATTGTCAAGACACAGCAAAGAAAATTGTTATTGATGAGGCGTTAGAGTTAACGAAAGAATTCTCAGATACAGGAGATGGAAAAGCACGTAGCTTTAACAATAAAGTTTTAGATCAAATTAGTAAACATATTGCATAG
- the xseA gene encoding exodeoxyribonuclease VII large subunit, whose protein sequence is MSQLEQKQPLTVKALTKYIKLKFDYDKNLQHLLLKGEISNFKRHSRGHFYFTLKDDEAQINAVMFASAASQVSFMPKEGMQVVVKGHIAVYEAGGSYSLYVKEMTEDGIGNLYVAFTQMKERLGAEGLFDARFKQPIPPFPHAIGVITSPTGAAIRDVLSTIKRRFPLVKVYVYPALVQGEQAAPSIVKCIQQANELKQVDTLIVGRGGGSIEDLWAFNEEIVARAIFESKIPIISAVGHETDFTIADFVADHRAPTPTGAAEIAVPNVVDVLKHLNQLNVRLNHNFNVQFEQKKQWLSQLSNHYIMKNPHALFEQRLVYVSQLNDKLQYQLQQQLRKRQQILMMHSNRLIQHNPKQRVMNYQHQLEYLSKALQSGMNQELANQKQHYGLLLTKLDMLNPMSILKKGYTVTTNEKNEMVTSVSQVSVGQKVTVAFDDGSFVAEVDEIKSM, encoded by the coding sequence GTGAGTCAATTGGAGCAAAAGCAACCATTAACCGTCAAAGCATTAACCAAATATATTAAATTAAAATTTGACTATGATAAAAATTTACAACACTTATTATTAAAGGGTGAAATTTCAAATTTTAAACGTCATTCCAGAGGGCATTTTTATTTCACGCTCAAAGATGATGAAGCTCAAATTAATGCGGTGATGTTTGCCAGTGCCGCTTCGCAAGTTTCATTTATGCCAAAAGAAGGGATGCAAGTCGTTGTAAAAGGACATATTGCTGTTTATGAGGCTGGCGGATCGTATTCTTTGTATGTAAAAGAAATGACGGAAGATGGGATTGGAAATTTATATGTTGCCTTTACTCAAATGAAAGAACGTTTAGGTGCGGAAGGATTGTTTGATGCGAGATTTAAACAGCCCATCCCCCCTTTTCCTCATGCGATAGGTGTCATTACCTCTCCAACAGGGGCGGCGATTCGAGATGTATTATCGACCATTAAAAGGCGTTTTCCCCTTGTGAAGGTGTATGTTTATCCGGCTCTGGTGCAAGGAGAACAAGCAGCACCTTCAATCGTTAAATGTATTCAACAAGCAAATGAACTCAAACAAGTAGATACTTTAATTGTGGGGCGCGGTGGTGGATCAATTGAAGACCTGTGGGCTTTTAATGAAGAAATTGTGGCCAGAGCCATTTTTGAATCAAAAATTCCAATTATCTCTGCCGTGGGTCATGAAACGGACTTTACGATTGCTGATTTCGTCGCAGATCATCGTGCCCCAACACCGACAGGAGCAGCAGAAATAGCTGTTCCGAATGTCGTAGATGTTTTAAAACACTTGAATCAACTAAATGTGAGGTTAAATCACAATTTTAATGTTCAATTCGAACAAAAAAAGCAATGGCTTTCACAGCTATCGAATCATTATATTATGAAAAATCCTCATGCTTTATTTGAGCAACGTTTAGTTTATGTCAGTCAGTTAAATGATAAACTACAGTACCAATTACAACAACAACTGAGAAAACGTCAACAAATTTTAATGATGCATTCTAATCGATTGATTCAACACAATCCAAAGCAACGAGTGATGAATTATCAACACCAACTCGAATACTTGTCTAAAGCTTTACAAAGTGGAATGAATCAAGAGTTAGCAAATCAAAAACAACACTATGGATTACTTTTAACGAAACTCGACATGCTTAATCCCATGTCTATTTTGAAAAAAGGATACACGGTGACAACGAATGAAAAAAACGAAATGGTGACGAGTGTTTCACAAGTAAGTGTGGGACAAAAAGTAACCGTTGCCTTTGATGATGGATCATTTGTTGCAGAGGTTGATGAAATAAAATCGATGTGA
- the xseB gene encoding exodeoxyribonuclease VII small subunit, with product MSEPKMNFDEALSQLEQVVRQLEAGNLPLERSIELYKQGMSLSNECHQKLQKIEAEVAKLVDSSGNVTDFEIPGE from the coding sequence GTGAGTGAACCAAAAATGAATTTTGATGAAGCATTAAGTCAATTAGAACAAGTGGTTCGTCAGCTAGAAGCTGGAAATTTACCACTTGAGCGTTCAATCGAGCTGTATAAGCAAGGAATGTCTTTATCTAATGAATGCCACCAAAAGCTTCAAAAAATTGAAGCAGAAGTTGCAAAATTAGTTGATTCATCAGGAAATGTCACGGATTTCGAGATTCCGGGGGAATAG
- a CDS encoding polyprenyl synthetase family protein — protein MLSTYIETNKKPFEKVMFDLIESEPIPSELKESMLYSLKVGGKRLRPILLFAVLESFNLAPQKGYHVAAALEMIHTYSLIHDDLPAMDDDALRRGKPTNHIVFGEATAILAGDSLLTHAFKVIAEDERLTTNQRLSLIQALSLASGPMGMVAGQVLDMEAEVKAVSLEQLKQIHVNKTGRLIEFAIVAGAIIAQADDEVINQLKQFAYHLGLAFQIKDDILDVEGSTAVLGKNVGSDLVNGKSTYVSLTSLTEAKNMLEEEIKCAKVILHNLPVSTAVLEAITDYIKDRQA, from the coding sequence ATGTTATCAACTTATATTGAAACGAATAAAAAACCATTTGAAAAGGTCATGTTTGACTTAATTGAATCAGAACCTATCCCATCAGAATTAAAAGAATCGATGCTTTACTCGTTAAAAGTAGGAGGGAAGCGATTAAGACCTATTCTGTTATTTGCTGTGTTAGAATCTTTTAACCTCGCACCACAAAAAGGATATCACGTCGCAGCAGCACTTGAAATGATTCATACTTATTCCTTAATTCATGATGATTTACCTGCAATGGATGATGATGCATTGCGTCGTGGGAAACCAACCAATCACATTGTTTTTGGTGAAGCAACAGCTATTTTAGCAGGTGATAGTCTATTGACACATGCCTTTAAAGTCATTGCAGAAGACGAACGATTGACGACAAATCAACGATTATCGTTGATTCAAGCATTATCGTTAGCCTCTGGACCTATGGGAATGGTAGCAGGTCAAGTTCTTGATATGGAAGCTGAAGTTAAAGCAGTGTCTTTAGAACAACTCAAACAGATTCATGTGAATAAGACGGGGCGATTAATCGAATTTGCGATTGTAGCAGGAGCGATTATTGCGCAGGCTGATGATGAAGTCATTAACCAGTTGAAACAATTTGCGTATCATCTTGGACTTGCCTTTCAAATTAAAGATGATATTTTAGATGTTGAAGGTAGTACAGCTGTGTTAGGAAAAAACGTAGGAAGTGATTTAGTAAATGGAAAGAGCACTTATGTGTCATTAACGTCTTTAACAGAGGCAAAAAACATGTTAGAAGAAGAAATTAAGTGTGCTAAAGTAATCTTACATAACCTTCCAGTTTCAACAGCTGTCTTAGAAGCTATTACCGATTACATTAAAGACCGTCAAGCTTAA
- the dxs gene encoding 1-deoxy-D-xylulose-5-phosphate synthase, with the protein MYNIKEIQDPTFIKQLSNRQLKILCKDLRTFLIDSLSKTGGHLSSNLGVVELTVALHKVFNSPEDKFIWDVGHQSYIHKILTGRAKDFPTLRQYKGLSGFPKRKESSHDCWETGHASTSISAAVGMAYARDLNEDDYHVIAIIGDGSLTGGMAYEALNHIGHTNKRLIVILNDNEMAISPNVGALHNILGTIRTTDSYLNTKRQVKAVLKGNQVLNGVIHRTKGSVKRLLIGNTPFDALGFKYFGPVDGHNLNDLIKNLNFAKKADKPVLIHVKTTKGKGFSFAEQDKLGTWHGVGKFNKRTGNVAGDKKENQISWSKLISNGLMELTAHDKRCAVITPAMINGSALNEYAKRYPDRLIDVGIAEEHAVTMAGGMATQGMKPFVSIYSTFLKRSYDQIHHDIARQNLDVVFGIDRAGIVGADGETHQGLYDIAMLRPVPNMTLMMPRNGEEAYNLLYTAYQTPGPFAMRYPRGDVWQVDPHYHEWKMIEIGSWEWLATAQDAVIVSMGPVLSELAELVEELKLEGLHIGLVNARFIKPLDYKMLDEIAALQVPIIVYEESTLIAGLGSAILEYYNETNQRVEINRLGIPDIYVQHGRVSEILEELHLTIEDVKLEVMRSLKK; encoded by the coding sequence ATGTATAACATCAAGGAGATACAAGATCCTACGTTTATAAAACAATTATCGAATCGACAATTGAAAATTCTTTGTAAGGATCTTCGTACGTTCTTAATCGATTCGTTATCTAAAACAGGTGGACATCTGTCATCAAATCTCGGGGTGGTTGAATTAACCGTTGCTTTGCATAAGGTATTTAACTCACCAGAAGATAAATTTATTTGGGATGTAGGACATCAAAGCTATATCCATAAAATCTTAACAGGAAGAGCAAAGGATTTTCCAACATTAAGACAGTATAAAGGGCTGTCAGGCTTTCCAAAGCGAAAAGAGTCAAGCCATGATTGCTGGGAAACTGGTCATGCCTCTACCTCTATTTCAGCTGCAGTTGGAATGGCTTACGCCAGAGATTTAAATGAAGATGATTATCATGTCATTGCTATTATCGGTGACGGCTCATTAACAGGAGGAATGGCATATGAAGCTTTAAATCATATTGGACATACGAATAAGCGTTTAATCGTCATTTTAAATGACAATGAGATGGCAATTTCACCGAATGTCGGAGCCTTACATAATATTTTAGGAACGATTCGAACAACAGATTCATATTTAAATACAAAACGTCAAGTCAAAGCTGTTTTGAAGGGAAATCAGGTGTTAAATGGTGTGATTCACCGTACAAAGGGAAGTGTTAAGCGATTACTTATTGGAAATACACCTTTTGATGCGTTAGGATTTAAATATTTTGGACCCGTTGATGGACATAATCTGAATGACCTGATAAAGAATTTGAATTTTGCTAAAAAAGCGGATAAACCGGTCCTCATTCATGTGAAAACTACAAAAGGAAAAGGATTCTCGTTTGCCGAACAAGATAAGCTAGGAACATGGCACGGCGTTGGAAAATTTAATAAACGAACGGGAAATGTTGCGGGAGATAAAAAAGAAAATCAAATTTCTTGGAGTAAATTGATTAGTAATGGGTTAATGGAGCTAACAGCGCACGATAAACGTTGTGCAGTGATTACACCCGCCATGATTAATGGGTCGGCATTAAATGAATATGCCAAGCGTTATCCCGATCGTTTAATCGATGTGGGGATCGCAGAAGAGCATGCTGTTACGATGGCAGGTGGAATGGCGACTCAGGGAATGAAACCATTTGTTTCAATCTATTCGACGTTTTTAAAACGTTCATATGATCAAATTCATCACGATATTGCGAGACAAAATTTGGATGTTGTCTTTGGGATTGATCGAGCAGGGATTGTTGGAGCAGATGGCGAGACCCATCAGGGGCTTTATGATATTGCAATGCTTCGTCCAGTGCCTAATATGACACTGATGATGCCTCGTAATGGGGAAGAAGCATACAATCTTCTTTATACCGCTTATCAAACGCCAGGACCATTTGCAATGCGTTATCCACGTGGTGATGTTTGGCAAGTTGATCCTCATTATCATGAGTGGAAAATGATTGAAATTGGATCTTGGGAGTGGTTAGCAACCGCTCAGGATGCAGTCATTGTTTCAATGGGGCCGGTTTTAAGTGAATTAGCTGAATTAGTTGAGGAACTAAAGTTAGAAGGCCTTCACATTGGATTGGTTAATGCAAGATTTATTAAACCGTTGGATTATAAAATGCTTGATGAAATAGCCGCCTTACAGGTTCCGATCATTGTTTATGAAGAATCAACGTTAATAGCAGGACTCGGATCAGCCATTTTAGAGTATTACAATGAGACAAACCAAAGGGTTGAGATCAACCGATTAGGAATTCCGGATATTTATGTTCAACACGGTCGTGTCTCAGAAATTTTAGAAGAACTTCATTTAACAATCGAAGATGTTAAATTAGAAGTGATGCGTAGCTTAAAGAAATAG
- a CDS encoding TlyA family RNA methyltransferase → MKKERIDVLLTQLGYFNSRETAKRAIMAGLVLVDQQRIDKPGEKVPVESNITVKGNVCPYVSRGGFKLEKAIKAFNLDLKDKIIIDIGSSTGGFTDCALQNGAKLSYAVDVGYNQLDWKIRQDERVICMERTNFRYMTPENLTHGVPEFACIDVSFISLKIIFPVLKQLLAKEGQVAALIKPQFEAGKDQVGKKGIVRDPKIHIKVIQEIVDFLTALELSVLGLTYSPIKGGEGNIEFLVHVGNNEQLTTLITEKEIINVVTEAHSQL, encoded by the coding sequence ATGAAAAAAGAACGAATTGATGTGTTATTGACACAACTTGGATATTTTAATTCACGTGAAACAGCTAAGCGTGCCATCATGGCAGGGCTTGTTTTAGTGGATCAACAACGAATTGATAAACCGGGAGAAAAGGTTCCAGTAGAATCAAATATTACTGTAAAAGGAAACGTTTGTCCTTATGTCAGTCGAGGTGGATTTAAGCTTGAAAAAGCCATTAAAGCCTTTAATTTAGATTTAAAAGATAAAATTATTATTGATATCGGATCCTCAACAGGAGGATTTACAGATTGTGCCCTTCAAAATGGTGCTAAACTCTCGTATGCCGTTGATGTGGGTTACAACCAATTAGACTGGAAAATTCGTCAAGATGAGCGAGTCATTTGTATGGAACGTACAAACTTCAGATATATGACACCGGAAAATCTAACGCATGGTGTTCCTGAATTTGCATGTATCGATGTTTCATTTATCTCATTAAAAATCATTTTCCCAGTTTTAAAACAATTATTAGCAAAAGAAGGGCAAGTGGCAGCGTTAATTAAGCCACAGTTTGAAGCAGGAAAAGATCAGGTAGGTAAAAAAGGAATTGTGCGTGATCCTAAAATACATATCAAAGTTATTCAAGAAATTGTGGATTTCTTAACTGCTTTAGAATTAAGTGTATTAGGATTAACTTATTCACCGATTAAAGGTGGCGAAGGAAACATTGAGTTTTTAGTTCATGTTGGAAACAATGAACAGTTGACAACTTTAATTACTGAAAAAGAAATTATTAATGTGGTAACGGAAGCTCATAGTCAATTATAA